A genomic region of Rhodococcus pyridinivorans contains the following coding sequences:
- a CDS encoding VOC family protein, with product MEILSSRTILRPRDPEAALEFYGSTLGLAIAREYPGGTVFFAGQSLIEIAAHGRSDDSDEMFHGALWLQVRDVYDAEAELALKGVRIVRGAKQEPWGLRELWIADPEGIPIVLVQIPEDHPLRRDLR from the coding sequence GTGGAGATCCTCAGCAGCCGCACCATCCTCCGTCCGCGCGACCCCGAGGCCGCCCTCGAGTTCTACGGTTCGACGCTGGGACTGGCGATCGCCCGCGAGTATCCCGGCGGAACCGTCTTCTTCGCGGGGCAGTCGCTCATCGAGATCGCCGCGCACGGCCGATCCGACGACAGCGACGAAATGTTCCACGGCGCCCTGTGGCTCCAGGTGCGCGACGTCTACGACGCCGAGGCCGAACTGGCGCTGAAGGGCGTGCGCATCGTCCGGGGTGCGAAGCAGGAGCCGTGGGGACTGCGCGAGCTGTGGATCGCGGATCCCGAGGGGATCCCGATCGTCCTGGTGCAGATCCCCGAGGACCATCCCTTGCGGCGCGACCTCCGTTGA
- a CDS encoding 1,4-dihydroxy-2-naphthoate polyprenyltransferase, translating into MATAGQWLEGARPRTLPNAIAPVLAGTGAAAWLGEAVWWKALLALVVALGLIIGVNFANDYSDGIRGTDDERVGPMRLVGSGAASPGAVKRAAFVCFGIAAVAGLALAVTTAWWLVLVGAVCIAGAWYYTGGKNPYGYSGFGEIGVFVFFGLVAVLGTQFVQAGRVDWVGLACAVAVGSISTAVLVTNNLRDIATDAETGKRTLAVKLGDPRTRTLHLVLVVVPFVMSLVLVAATPWALAGFLAAPFAVRAHKPVRAGALGLALIPALSDSGVAMLVWAVATAPALAFG; encoded by the coding sequence ATGGCAACGGCTGGTCAATGGCTCGAAGGCGCTCGTCCGCGCACCCTCCCCAACGCGATCGCACCCGTCCTGGCGGGCACGGGCGCTGCGGCGTGGCTCGGTGAGGCCGTGTGGTGGAAGGCGCTGCTGGCACTGGTCGTCGCGCTCGGACTGATCATCGGCGTGAACTTCGCCAACGACTACTCCGACGGCATCCGCGGCACCGACGACGAGCGGGTCGGCCCGATGCGGCTCGTGGGTTCGGGGGCGGCGAGCCCCGGCGCCGTCAAGCGCGCGGCGTTCGTGTGCTTCGGCATCGCGGCCGTCGCGGGACTCGCTCTCGCCGTCACGACCGCCTGGTGGCTCGTGCTCGTCGGCGCGGTCTGCATCGCCGGGGCCTGGTACTACACCGGCGGAAAGAACCCGTACGGCTACAGCGGCTTCGGTGAGATCGGCGTCTTCGTGTTCTTCGGGCTGGTCGCGGTGCTCGGCACCCAGTTCGTTCAGGCCGGTCGCGTCGACTGGGTGGGTCTGGCCTGCGCGGTCGCCGTCGGCTCGATCTCGACGGCCGTCCTGGTGACGAACAATCTCCGCGACATCGCCACCGACGCGGAGACCGGCAAGCGGACCCTGGCGGTCAAGCTGGGCGACCCGAGGACCCGCACGCTCCACCTGGTGCTGGTCGTCGTGCCGTTCGTGATGTCGCTCGTGCTGGTCGCGGCGACGCCGTGGGCGCTCGCCGGCTTCCTCGCCGCACCGTTCGCGGTCCGCGCGCACAAACCGGTGCGGGCCGGTGCCCTCGGTCTCGCGCTGATCCCGGCGCTCAGCGATTCGGGTGTCGCGATGCTCGTGTGGGCGGTAGCCACCGCGCCCGCGCTGGCCTTCGGCTGA
- a CDS encoding PLP-dependent cysteine synthase family protein → MTATGAVVDRSAPRDWVDNAVRLIEADAQRSADTHLLRYPLPADWGIDLYLKDESTHITGSLKHRLARSLFLYALCNGWIREGTPIIEASSGSTAVSEAYFARLLGLDFVAVVPRRTSPAKVALIEAQGGRCHYIDRPPEIYTEAQRLADELGGCFMDQFTNAERVTDWRGNNNIAESIYSQMRLERHPVPEWIVVGAGTGGTSATLGRYIRYRRHRTRLAVVDPENSAFFGGFETGSADYTTGMPSRIEGIGRPRVEPSFVPEVVDRMVRVPDAASIAAMRHASTVLGRRVGGSTGTNLWGAFGLIAEMLAKGREGSVVTLLCDGGERYADTYFSDEWVAAEGMDLAGPLAVLEKFATTGGWRR, encoded by the coding sequence GTGACGGCGACCGGTGCGGTCGTCGACCGCAGCGCACCCCGGGACTGGGTCGACAACGCGGTCCGGCTCATCGAGGCCGACGCCCAGCGCAGCGCCGACACCCACCTGCTCCGCTACCCCCTCCCCGCGGACTGGGGCATCGACCTGTACTTGAAGGACGAGTCGACGCACATCACGGGCAGCCTCAAGCACCGTCTCGCGCGCTCGTTGTTCCTCTACGCCCTGTGCAACGGCTGGATCCGTGAAGGGACCCCGATCATCGAGGCGTCGTCCGGGTCCACCGCGGTCAGTGAGGCGTACTTCGCGCGACTCCTCGGCCTCGACTTCGTCGCCGTCGTACCGCGCCGCACCTCACCGGCGAAGGTCGCGCTCATCGAGGCGCAGGGCGGCCGGTGCCACTACATCGACCGCCCGCCCGAGATCTACACCGAGGCTCAGCGGCTCGCCGACGAGCTCGGGGGCTGCTTCATGGACCAGTTCACGAACGCCGAGCGGGTCACCGACTGGCGGGGCAACAACAACATCGCCGAGAGCATCTACTCGCAGATGCGTCTCGAGCGTCATCCCGTGCCGGAGTGGATCGTCGTCGGCGCCGGAACCGGCGGCACGAGCGCGACCCTCGGCCGCTACATCCGCTATCGCCGTCACCGGACACGGCTGGCGGTCGTCGACCCGGAGAACTCGGCGTTCTTCGGCGGGTTCGAGACGGGATCGGCCGACTACACGACCGGCATGCCCTCGCGTATCGAGGGGATCGGACGTCCGCGCGTCGAGCCGTCCTTCGTGCCCGAGGTCGTCGACCGAATGGTGCGGGTGCCCGACGCGGCGTCCATCGCCGCCATGCGGCACGCGAGCACCGTGCTCGGACGTCGGGTGGGCGGCTCGACCGGCACGAACCTCTGGGGAGCCTTCGGCCTGATCGCCGAGATGCTCGCGAAGGGCCGTGAGGGCAGCGTCGTGACGTTGCTGTGCGATGGCGGCGAGCGCTACGCCGACACTTATTTCTCCGACGAGTGGGTCGCTGCCGAGGGGATGGACCTCGCAGGGCCGCTCGCGGTGCTGGAGAAGTTCGCGACCACCGGCGGCTGGCGCCGGTAG
- a CDS encoding membrane protein produces the protein MRSRLLPLLLAVAGLLLVGTGSVFAWLDRPQTTVATVSEEPSPSADGVDEARSNLQRAGLPLSVLDGGVGQLTEGSTQLDDGAHQLSDGLRQARDGGEQLADGLGQLDGGVDMLGDGARQVSGGVDEVVDRLSGFGEMQGDVTAQLAAVADTLGASADPVSQGAAGRLRGLVETLDTQGLGPDTLAQLGQLRDGARQLAYELTDPNAQFVAGMAQAADGSRQLRDGLVLLDDGGRALTDGTGQLVDGVGPVADVVGGIADNVRSATEALPRTAPAATDTQAAEVTATSDRQWWPFATIAVGTLLLVAATVVPLVAGRPLAVAPAQPTR, from the coding sequence GTGCGTTCACGTCTTCTCCCCCTGCTTCTCGCTGTAGCCGGTCTGCTCCTCGTGGGCACGGGTTCGGTCTTCGCCTGGCTCGACCGCCCCCAGACGACGGTCGCGACCGTCTCGGAAGAGCCGAGTCCCTCTGCGGACGGCGTCGACGAGGCGCGGAGCAATCTGCAGCGGGCCGGACTGCCGCTGTCGGTGCTCGACGGCGGGGTCGGTCAGCTGACGGAGGGCAGCACCCAGCTCGACGACGGTGCCCACCAGCTCTCCGACGGTCTCCGGCAGGCCCGTGACGGCGGGGAGCAGCTCGCCGACGGTCTCGGACAACTCGACGGCGGTGTCGACATGCTCGGCGACGGTGCCCGCCAGGTGAGCGGTGGCGTCGACGAGGTGGTCGACCGGCTCTCCGGTTTCGGGGAGATGCAGGGCGACGTCACCGCGCAACTCGCAGCTGTCGCCGACACGCTCGGTGCGTCTGCAGATCCGGTCTCGCAGGGCGCGGCCGGCCGACTGCGCGGGCTCGTCGAGACCCTCGACACGCAGGGCCTCGGACCGGACACCCTCGCCCAGCTCGGGCAGTTGCGCGACGGCGCACGGCAGCTCGCCTACGAACTCACCGATCCGAACGCGCAGTTCGTCGCGGGTATGGCGCAGGCCGCCGACGGCTCGCGACAGCTCCGCGACGGCCTCGTTCTCCTCGACGACGGTGGCCGAGCCCTGACGGACGGCACCGGACAGCTGGTCGACGGTGTGGGGCCGGTGGCCGACGTCGTCGGTGGCATCGCCGACAACGTCCGGTCGGCCACCGAAGCGCTGCCGCGCACCGCGCCGGCCGCTACGGACACGCAGGCTGCGGAGGTCACGGCGACATCGGATCGTCAGTGGTGGCCGTTCGCGACGATCGCGGTCGGCACGCTGCTGCTCGTCGCGGCGACGGTCGTCCCGCTCGTCGCCGGGCGTCCGCTCGCCGTCGCCCCCGCGCAGCCGACCCGGTAA
- a CDS encoding DUF3349 domain-containing protein, translated as MALPPFLASIVEWLRAGYPEGVPEQDYVPLFALLARRLSDEEVAQVADTLVEDGDLSINRIDIAVLISKITNNMPSPDDVDRVRRQLEAGGWDTTQYDL; from the coding sequence GTGGCTCTCCCGCCGTTTCTCGCTTCCATCGTCGAGTGGCTCCGCGCCGGTTACCCCGAAGGGGTACCGGAACAGGACTACGTACCCCTGTTCGCACTGCTCGCGCGGCGCCTGTCCGACGAGGAGGTCGCCCAGGTCGCCGACACCTTGGTCGAGGACGGTGACCTGTCGATCAACCGCATCGACATCGCGGTCCTGATCAGCAAGATCACCAACAACATGCCGTCGCCCGACGATGTGGACCGGGTCCGCCGCCAGCTCGAGGCAGGCGGATGGGACACGACACAATACGATCTGTGA
- a CDS encoding DUF4229 domain-containing protein, whose translation MVNDERRNEPSDTPSQPTPHPHGEGATAADGQAGAGSLIRDVALYSVARLALVVVLTLLILYVPRAFGVEIPLLVAALFAVLIALPVSLVLFASLRRRVNVGIAAVDERRRTERADLEKRMRGENGR comes from the coding sequence GTGGTGAACGACGAACGCCGGAACGAACCCTCGGATACCCCCTCCCAGCCCACTCCACACCCTCACGGTGAGGGCGCCACGGCCGCCGACGGTCAGGCGGGGGCCGGGTCTCTGATCCGGGACGTCGCGTTGTACTCGGTGGCCCGACTCGCCCTCGTGGTCGTGCTCACTCTGCTCATTCTCTACGTTCCTCGGGCATTCGGGGTGGAAATCCCCCTCCTCGTCGCGGCCCTGTTCGCCGTGCTCATCGCCCTGCCCGTCTCGCTCGTGCTCTTCGCGTCGCTTCGGCGTCGCGTCAACGTGGGCATCGCCGCGGTCGATGAGCGTCGGCGCACCGAACGCGCGGACCTCGAGAAGCGCATGCGCGGCGAGAACGGGCGGTGA
- a CDS encoding BldC family transcriptional regulator, which yields MSAPTFNGAKESLLTPGQVAALFHVDPKTVTRWAHAGRLGSLRTPGGHRRFRESEVLALLRSLTTEATR from the coding sequence ATGAGCGCACCCACTTTCAACGGCGCGAAGGAATCCCTGCTGACCCCGGGCCAGGTGGCGGCACTGTTCCATGTGGATCCCAAGACCGTCACCCGGTGGGCCCACGCCGGCCGATTGGGCTCGCTGCGGACCCCCGGTGGCCATCGGCGCTTCCGTGAGTCCGAGGTCCTGGCGCTTCTCCGCTCCCTCACGACCGAAGCGACACGCTGA
- a CDS encoding HTH domain-containing protein translates to MSEATTLAAAAASSDPAVGLRAVRALRRLLERLEEVQVTNARERGWSWQAIADELGVSRQAVHQKHNRKRR, encoded by the coding sequence ATGAGTGAAGCCACCACCCTCGCCGCTGCCGCCGCGAGCTCCGATCCCGCAGTGGGCCTGCGCGCCGTGCGTGCCCTGCGCCGGCTGCTGGAACGGCTCGAGGAGGTCCAGGTCACGAATGCCCGTGAGCGAGGTTGGTCCTGGCAGGCCATCGCCGACGAGCTCGGTGTCAGCCGCCAGGCGGTCCATCAGAAGCACAATCGGAAGCGCAGGTGA
- a CDS encoding DUF4193 domain-containing protein, which produces MATDYDAPRTTDILGGGGTALDELDIKPTAAADTDEGEILETLDLPGADLSALSAEELSVQVLPKQSDEFTCMGCFLVQHHSRRATSAGEQAYCRDCV; this is translated from the coding sequence ATGGCGACCGACTACGACGCTCCCCGCACCACCGACATCCTGGGCGGCGGTGGCACTGCCCTGGACGAGCTGGACATCAAGCCCACCGCGGCCGCCGACACCGACGAGGGCGAGATCCTCGAGACCCTCGACCTGCCCGGCGCCGACCTCTCGGCACTGTCGGCGGAGGAGCTCTCGGTGCAGGTCCTGCCGAAGCAGTCGGACGAGTTCACCTGCATGGGCTGCTTCCTCGTCCAGCACCACAGCCGTCGCGCGACGAGCGCCGGCGAGCAGGCCTACTGCCGCGACTGCGTCTGA
- a CDS encoding phage holin family protein yields MISLILRLIINAVGLWLAVELVDGIDFTDPAGTSDTTRKVISLVVLAAIFTVVNALVKPLVKLLSLPLVILTLGLFLLVVNALMLMLTAWLSGFTEYGLTIDGFWAALWGGVIIAIVNFVLGLVVPDRD; encoded by the coding sequence ATGATTTCTCTGATACTGCGGTTGATCATCAACGCGGTCGGTCTGTGGCTCGCGGTCGAGCTGGTCGACGGGATCGACTTCACCGATCCCGCAGGCACCTCCGACACGACCCGCAAGGTCATCTCGCTCGTCGTGCTGGCCGCCATTTTCACCGTCGTCAACGCACTCGTGAAGCCGCTGGTGAAGCTGCTGTCGCTGCCGCTGGTGATCCTCACCCTCGGGCTCTTCCTGCTCGTCGTCAACGCGCTGATGCTCATGCTCACTGCGTGGCTGAGCGGATTCACCGAATACGGCCTCACGATCGACGGTTTCTGGGCGGCGCTGTGGGGCGGCGTGATCATCGCGATCGTCAACTTCGTCCTCGGCCTGGTCGTCCCGGACCGCGACTGA
- a CDS encoding inorganic phosphate transporter: MTAEFVVLLVVVVTALAFDFTNGFHDTGNAMATSIATGALKPKTAVTLSATLNLVGAFLSVEVAATVAKGVVDLDTVGGTDLLLIVFAGLVGAILWNISTWLFGLPSSSSHALFGGLVGAALASIGVQGVVWDGVLGKVLIPAVLAPVIAALVSTVGIWSIHRLTRSVSTEHRDRGFRLGQIGTASLMSLAHGTNDAQKTMGVIFLALVAHGTITADTEMPFWVKVACAVAIALGTYLGGWRIIRTLGKGLVEIAPPQGLAAESSSAAIILTSSHFGLPLSTTHVATGSILGTGLGTKGAEVRWSVARRMVVAWVITLPCAAVVGAICWALAHLIGGMSGVLVVFAILCALALFMWVRSRRQPVDASNVTADWDDKLAPAPGASATVSGEGRS, translated from the coding sequence GTGACCGCAGAGTTCGTCGTGCTCCTGGTGGTGGTCGTCACTGCCCTCGCTTTCGATTTCACCAACGGCTTCCACGACACCGGCAATGCCATGGCGACATCCATCGCCACCGGCGCCCTCAAACCCAAGACCGCGGTCACTTTGTCCGCGACTCTCAACCTCGTCGGCGCCTTCCTGTCCGTGGAAGTCGCCGCGACCGTCGCGAAGGGTGTCGTCGACCTCGACACCGTCGGCGGTACCGATCTGTTGCTCATCGTCTTCGCCGGTCTGGTCGGAGCGATCCTCTGGAACATCTCGACCTGGCTGTTCGGCCTGCCGTCCAGCTCGTCGCACGCTCTGTTCGGCGGTCTCGTCGGCGCTGCACTGGCGTCGATCGGTGTCCAGGGCGTCGTGTGGGACGGAGTCCTGGGCAAGGTCCTGATCCCCGCCGTGCTTGCGCCCGTCATCGCGGCGCTCGTGTCCACGGTGGGCATCTGGTCGATTCACCGCCTGACCCGATCCGTCTCCACCGAGCACCGCGACCGCGGCTTCCGGCTGGGACAGATCGGCACGGCGTCCCTGATGTCCCTCGCGCACGGCACCAACGACGCGCAGAAGACGATGGGCGTGATCTTCCTGGCCCTCGTCGCCCACGGCACCATCACCGCCGACACCGAGATGCCGTTCTGGGTGAAGGTCGCCTGTGCCGTCGCGATCGCACTCGGCACCTATCTCGGTGGCTGGCGCATCATCCGCACGCTGGGCAAGGGCCTCGTCGAGATCGCCCCGCCGCAGGGCCTGGCCGCCGAGTCGTCGTCGGCCGCCATCATCCTCACCTCGAGCCATTTCGGTCTGCCGCTGTCGACCACGCACGTCGCCACGGGGTCGATCCTCGGAACGGGTCTGGGCACCAAGGGCGCCGAGGTGCGCTGGTCGGTGGCGCGACGGATGGTCGTCGCGTGGGTCATCACCCTGCCGTGCGCCGCGGTCGTCGGAGCGATCTGCTGGGCGCTCGCCCACCTCATCGGCGGCATGTCCGGCGTGCTCGTCGTGTTCGCGATCCTGTGCGCCCTGGCCCTGTTCATGTGGGTGCGCTCGCGCCGGCAGCCCGTCGACGCCTCCAATGTCACCGCCGACTGGGACGACAAGCTGGCCCCGGCGCCGGGTGCCTCCGCAACGGTCAGCGGGGAAGGACGCTCGTGA
- a CDS encoding Clp protease N-terminal domain-containing protein, with amino-acid sequence MFERFADGARSAVVAAQQEAIRVCDPRIEASHLLIGAAVAADEPLRVLLAEEGLTVDGLRSDRAARTADAPLGDEDAAALEAIGIDLDEVRSRLEAAFGKGVLDGKNADRRGVANRLGHIPFDRAAKKSLELALREAIARRERVIRPEHILLGLLRSDDPATGALVEAHVPRAQLRQRLSGHLDAAA; translated from the coding sequence ATGTTCGAACGATTCGCCGACGGTGCCAGATCCGCCGTTGTCGCAGCGCAACAGGAGGCGATCCGGGTGTGCGATCCCCGGATCGAGGCGTCGCACCTGCTCATCGGGGCCGCTGTCGCTGCGGACGAACCGCTGCGGGTCCTGCTCGCGGAGGAAGGTCTCACGGTCGACGGGCTCCGCTCCGACCGGGCCGCCCGCACCGCCGACGCCCCGCTCGGTGACGAGGACGCCGCGGCGCTCGAAGCGATCGGGATCGATCTCGACGAGGTCCGGAGCCGTCTCGAAGCGGCCTTCGGCAAGGGGGTGCTCGACGGGAAGAACGCCGATCGGCGGGGCGTCGCGAACCGGCTCGGTCACATCCCGTTCGACCGGGCGGCGAAGAAGTCGCTCGAACTCGCGCTGCGGGAGGCCATCGCACGCCGCGAACGGGTCATCCGTCCCGAGCACATCCTGCTCGGACTGCTGCGCAGCGACGATCCGGCGACCGGCGCCCTCGTGGAAGCGCACGTGCCGCGCGCGCAGCTCCGTCAGCGCCTGAGCGGCCACCTCGACGCCGCTGCCTGA
- a CDS encoding MinD/ParA family ATP-binding protein encodes MNGAGNGSSGLDGHALDATALDSSLLVRPVAAPPRKGWRRVVYRATGGRVHVGESSRQQRKEESAERVRAPLHGCHRIALLSLKGGVGKTTTTVTLGSTFAELRGDRIVAVDANPDRGTLSQKVAEQTPATVRTLLRDQSLLETYADVRAYTSQNTHRLEVLASDTDPAVSEAFSADDYERTLGLLERFYSIVLTDCGTGLMHSAMTAILENADTLVVISSGSVDGARSASATLDWLDAHGYRELVERSLAVVNAVRPRSGKVDLDLVVRHFEQRCRAVHVLPFDPHLEEGAEIDLDRLQSGTRRALLGLAADITDGFAAR; translated from the coding sequence GTGAATGGGGCCGGTAACGGGTCGTCGGGGCTCGACGGACACGCATTGGACGCGACGGCGCTGGACTCGTCGCTACTTGTACGTCCGGTCGCCGCGCCGCCGCGGAAGGGCTGGCGGCGGGTCGTCTACCGGGCGACCGGTGGTCGCGTGCACGTGGGGGAGAGTTCCCGGCAGCAACGCAAGGAGGAATCGGCCGAGCGGGTGCGTGCACCGCTGCACGGCTGCCATCGGATCGCCCTGCTGAGTCTCAAGGGCGGGGTGGGCAAGACGACCACCACGGTCACGCTCGGCTCGACCTTCGCGGAGCTGCGTGGCGATCGGATCGTCGCGGTCGATGCGAATCCGGACCGCGGGACGTTGAGTCAGAAGGTGGCCGAACAGACGCCGGCCACGGTGCGCACGCTGCTGCGCGATCAGTCGCTGCTCGAGACATATGCGGACGTGCGCGCCTACACCTCGCAGAACACGCATCGTCTCGAGGTGCTCGCCTCGGACACCGATCCGGCGGTCTCGGAGGCCTTCAGCGCCGACGACTACGAACGGACGTTGGGTCTTCTCGAGCGGTTCTACAGCATCGTGCTCACGGATTGCGGGACCGGGCTCATGCACTCCGCTATGACCGCGATCCTCGAGAACGCCGACACGCTGGTCGTCATCAGTTCCGGTTCGGTGGACGGCGCCCGCAGCGCATCGGCCACGCTCGACTGGCTCGACGCGCACGGCTATCGCGAACTCGTCGAACGGTCGTTGGCCGTCGTCAACGCGGTGCGGCCGAGGTCGGGCAAGGTCGACCTCGACCTCGTGGTGCGACACTTCGAACAGCGGTGCCGCGCGGTCCACGTCCTGCCCTTCGATCCCCACCTCGAAGAAGGGGCGGAGATCGACCTGGACCGGCTGCAGTCGGGTACGCGGCGCGCCCTGCTCGGACTCGCCGCGGATATCACCGACGGTTTCGCCGCGCGGTGA
- the menE gene encoding o-succinylbenzoate--CoA ligase gives MTTLELLPVPAGSAVRSVLPTLQRMLDGDGPALLPVPAGDERETLRLTAALSPGEPVADGVGLVVATSGTTGTPKGAMLSAQALRASGDATHARLGGTGSWLLALPAHHIAGMQVLLRSLLSGTEPVVVDVSAGFDPADLPAAVDAVPGPRRYSSMVPTQLIKALDHPDATAALARLDAILLGGAATPVPILDRARAAGITVVRTYGMSETCGGCVYDGVSLDGVYVRVDGDSRVWLGGATLASGYRNLPDHPAFAEPGWFRTDDAGLLDDGVLRILGRLDEAISTGGLTVVPQVVEAVLVEHPAVREVAVVGLPDARLGQRVAAVVVPVPGATPTLAELRDHVEATLDPTAAPRELQVVDTLPLRGPGKVDRRALVSRFS, from the coding sequence GTGACCACACTCGAGCTCCTGCCCGTCCCTGCCGGGTCCGCCGTCCGCTCCGTGCTGCCCACCCTGCAGCGCATGCTCGACGGTGACGGACCGGCGCTGCTCCCCGTCCCCGCCGGGGACGAGCGGGAGACGCTCCGACTCACCGCAGCACTGAGCCCCGGTGAACCCGTCGCGGACGGTGTGGGACTGGTGGTCGCGACCTCCGGCACGACCGGGACCCCGAAGGGTGCCATGTTGTCCGCGCAGGCGCTGCGCGCGAGCGGCGACGCCACCCACGCCCGGCTGGGCGGGACGGGCTCGTGGCTCCTGGCCCTGCCCGCCCATCACATCGCGGGCATGCAGGTGCTGCTGCGCAGTCTGCTCTCCGGAACCGAACCCGTCGTCGTCGACGTGTCCGCCGGTTTCGATCCTGCGGATCTGCCGGCGGCGGTGGACGCCGTGCCGGGCCCCCGCCGGTACAGCTCGATGGTTCCCACGCAGCTGATCAAGGCCCTCGACCATCCCGACGCCACCGCGGCGCTTGCCCGCCTCGACGCGATCCTGCTCGGTGGGGCCGCGACTCCCGTGCCAATCCTCGACCGCGCCCGCGCGGCCGGCATCACCGTCGTGCGCACTTACGGCATGAGCGAGACCTGCGGCGGCTGCGTCTACGACGGCGTGTCGCTCGACGGCGTGTACGTGCGCGTCGACGGGGACTCGCGGGTGTGGCTCGGCGGCGCCACGCTCGCCTCGGGCTACCGGAACCTGCCCGACCATCCTGCCTTCGCCGAACCCGGCTGGTTCCGCACCGACGACGCGGGCCTGCTCGACGACGGGGTCCTGCGCATCCTGGGACGGCTCGACGAGGCCATCTCGACCGGTGGGCTCACCGTGGTCCCCCAGGTGGTCGAGGCCGTGCTCGTCGAGCACCCGGCCGTTCGGGAGGTCGCGGTGGTGGGTCTGCCCGACGCCCGGCTCGGTCAGCGCGTCGCGGCGGTCGTCGTGCCCGTCCCCGGCGCGACGCCGACGCTCGCCGAACTCCGCGACCACGTCGAGGCCACGCTCGATCCCACTGCTGCGCCGCGTGAGCTGCAGGTCGTCGACACGCTGCCGCTGCGTGGACCGGGCAAGGTCGATCGCCGCGCCCTCGTCTCGCGCTTCTCCTGA
- the ccsB gene encoding c-type cytochrome biogenesis protein CcsB yields MTENDTLAQYSDWAFESAFAVLVLALLLLIAEYATHRADVVAERERELVAAGRQQAPAERATGPGRIDQTPKRTVSQRLGNMGRALVVVVAGLQLASIVLRGLATERFPLGNMYEFVSMACTAAVIFGLIVLRKPAYRIMWVYLVVPVLILMFLAATVLYADAAPVVPALRSFWLPIHVTIISVGSGIFLVSGVASVLFLLRIRFPKGEERSGVFAAIAERLPDAQTLDRLAYRTTIIGFPLFGAGIILGAIWAEAAWGRFWGWDPKETVSFISWVIYAAYLHARATSGWRNTRAAWINIVGFVTVLFNLFIINMVVSGLHSYAGLN; encoded by the coding sequence ATGACAGAGAACGACACCCTCGCGCAGTACAGCGACTGGGCCTTCGAATCGGCGTTCGCGGTGCTCGTGCTGGCTCTGCTGCTGCTCATCGCCGAGTACGCGACCCACCGGGCCGACGTCGTGGCGGAACGGGAGCGCGAACTCGTGGCCGCCGGAAGGCAGCAGGCCCCCGCCGAGCGCGCGACCGGGCCGGGACGGATCGACCAGACGCCGAAGCGCACCGTGTCGCAGCGTCTCGGCAACATGGGACGCGCGCTCGTCGTCGTGGTCGCGGGCCTGCAGCTCGCCTCGATCGTCCTGCGTGGGCTGGCCACCGAGCGGTTCCCGCTCGGCAACATGTACGAGTTCGTCTCGATGGCGTGCACCGCCGCGGTGATCTTCGGGCTGATCGTCCTCCGCAAGCCGGCCTACCGGATCATGTGGGTGTACCTGGTGGTCCCCGTATTGATCCTCATGTTCCTCGCGGCGACGGTGTTGTATGCCGACGCCGCTCCCGTGGTGCCGGCCCTCCGATCGTTCTGGCTGCCGATCCACGTGACGATCATCAGCGTCGGCAGCGGCATCTTCCTCGTCTCGGGTGTCGCGAGCGTGCTGTTCCTGCTGCGCATCCGCTTCCCGAAGGGCGAGGAGCGCAGCGGTGTGTTCGCGGCGATCGCCGAGCGGCTGCCCGACGCTCAGACCCTCGACCGGCTCGCCTACCGCACCACGATCATCGGCTTCCCGCTGTTCGGCGCCGGCATCATCCTCGGGGCAATCTGGGCCGAGGCGGCGTGGGGACGCTTCTGGGGCTGGGACCCGAAAGAGACGGTCTCGTTCATCTCGTGGGTCATCTACGCCGCCTATCTGCATGCGCGTGCGACCTCCGGCTGGCGGAACACCCGCGCAGCGTGGATCAACATCGTCGGCTTCGTCACGGTGCTGTTCAACCTGTTCATCATCAACATGGTCGTGTCGGGCCTGCACTCGTACGCCGGGCTCAACTGA